A segment of the Streptomyces sp. NBC_00376 genome:
CAATTCGGTAGGGCCGTCGGCCGGACCCTGCCTGCGGGCCGGCAGCCGCAGTGGCAACCCGCACCGGCTCCAGGTTCGTGAGCGCCGGCTCTCCGTCCGAGGAGCCGGCAGCTCCGACCAGGCCGTTCCCAGTGTCCGCCTCGGCCGCTCGGGGCCGATCCGGCCGGGAGCGACGCTCGGGATCCCTGTATCGCCGACGCTTTTGAGGAGCGGTGCTGAGCCATTCGTGTTGTGATCGATGACGGAGGAGGCAACGCAGTCGGAACGGGAGGAAACCATGGGTGCGAAACTGCGAGCGCGAGACATCATGTCCGGCGGCGTGCAGTGCGTCGGCGCGCACCAGTCGCTGTTGGACGCGGCGAAGATGATGCGCGATCTGAACATCGGTTGCCTGCCCATCTGCGGCGACAACAACAGACTCACAGGCTTGATCACGGACCGTGACATCGTCGTCAAATGCTGCGCCGAGGGCATCGACCCGGCAACTGTGCAGGCCGGATCACTCATGGCCAAGGTGCACTGGATCGATGCCGAAGCGGACGCGCGCGATGTCCTGACAACCATGGAGGAACACCAGATCAAGCGGTTGCCGGTGATCGACGTCCAGGGCGGCCACCGCCTGATCGGCATGATCACGGAGGCAAATCTTGCGAAAAATCTCAGCGACGAACAGATCGCCGAGTTCGCGAGCCGCGTGTACACGATCGCCGGAATGACCGGCCGGTCCGGGGACTGAGGTCTCGCCGAACCCCACAGGCTCCGGCGCGGGGTGTGATGTGTGCTGTCCGACGGGGACAACTACGATTTCCGCCGAGTTCGGCCTTGGTGCGGATGCCACGTCCGTGCGCGTCCCAGCCGCGGTCGGACATGGCACGCCGGGGATGCCATGACGAACGGCCGCGGCGCGCGGCCGCTCAGCCGTCTGCCCTCATGGCCTGGAGCAACATCGGTAGCGAGGAGTGCAACTCACGCTGCCAGTACGGCCAGCCGTGGGTCCCCGGTCCGTAGAAGTTGGTCGTCACATGCTTCGCGCCCTTGCGTTCGAGTTCGCTGGCGAGAGCGTGGTTCTGCCTGTTGAAGTCCGCC
Coding sequences within it:
- a CDS encoding CBS domain-containing protein, encoding MGAKLRARDIMSGGVQCVGAHQSLLDAAKMMRDLNIGCLPICGDNNRLTGLITDRDIVVKCCAEGIDPATVQAGSLMAKVHWIDAEADARDVLTTMEEHQIKRLPVIDVQGGHRLIGMITEANLAKNLSDEQIAEFASRVYTIAGMTGRSGD